From Schizosaccharomyces pombe strain 972h- genome assembly, chromosome: II, the proteins below share one genomic window:
- the usp103 gene encoding U1 snRNP-associated protein Usp103: MPRYLCDYCQVWLTHDSQSVRKAHNAGRAHIQNVQDYYTKVAQEEAQKQLEERASSGFLKKGNGSLDLPYAYAFPPKYNVFNLGCPPPPYIVSANTYMAPKGMNAMNAAAFVPMMPAVNLTNQVAFSAPQTTASSNTQLTQQQQSLPQTNEHQRARTHSNANNHFTKTHHQGQRSHQRFVRA; this comes from the exons ATGCCAAGAT ATTTGTGTGATTACTGCCAAGTTTGGCTCACTCATGATAGCCAATCAGTTAGAAAAGCACACAATGCTGGAAGAGCCCATATACAAAATGTTCAGGACTACTATACGAAAGTAGCTCAAGAAGAAGCCCAAAAACAACTTGAAGAAAGGGCATCCTCtggatttttaaaaaagggGAATGGTTCGCTAGACCTTCCTTATGCTTATGCGTTTCCTC CCAAATATAATGTCTTTAACTTAGGATGTCCACCACCGCCCTACATTGTATCCGCAAATACCTATATGGCTCCTAAAGGAATGAATGCTATGAATGCTGCTGCATTCGTCCCTATGATGCCTGCTGTAAATTTAACAAACCAAGTAGCTTTTTCAGCTCCCCAGACTACAGCTTCTTCTAACACTCAACTTACACAACAGCAGCAATCTCTTCCTCAGACAAATGAACATCAACGCGCGCGTACTCATTCGAATGCTAATAACCATTTTACTAAAACCCACCATCAGGGTCAAAGAAGTCATCAAAGGTTTGTACGTGCTTAA
- the nbr1 gene encoding protein Nbr1 produces the protein MLCNRTCPSSDCGILCNHSVPSFPPFHSSVANIHFTKENNLKSNIFEHNNNSPTLRSSSVACNTCLKIIRNDSFHCTKCFDFDVCRDCYAKQAFLHPCPKPHFVLVRSSIPSVASLTCSVNSMSVSPQSNFMYAICDHCEQPIHNVRYKCSVCDDYDICESCLTDNSHSNTHAFVRITKAYPHGLPSFHLFPQFLSAELFESASTVHRSVQCDNCLAHPIVGPRFHCLVCEDYDLCSSCVSHVHHDHHSMLRLTREISASPLHLSKPEKPKVLNFDFKLVEDSILPLELSPGCPFYKIWHIRNTSCQSWPSPLYVKFNGGDKLFPGDNPYSFPITSSVHPGEDVNFTVALKVPEKSNKEIFTAFFNICSDDGSVFHKSLCAFLRVPKSFSRISKSSF, from the coding sequence ATGCTTTGCAATCGTACATGTCCCTCTTCTGATTGTGGGATTCTTTGCAACCATAGTGTTCCTTCCTTCCCTCCTTTTCATTCCTCAGTCGCTAATATCCACTTCACTAAGGAGAATAATTTAAAGTCAAACATTTTTGAGCACAATAATAATTCGCCTACTTTAAGGTCTTCTTCTGTTGCTTGTAACACTTGCCTCAAGATAATTCGGAATGACTCATTTCATTGCACAAAGTGTTTCGATTTCGATGTTTGTAGAGACTGCTATGCGAAACAGGCATTCCTCCATCCTTGCCCAAAACCCCATTTCGTACTTGTTCGCTCTTCAATCCCTTCAGTTGCTTCCTTAACCTGCAGCGTAAATTCTATGTCAGTTTCTCCCCAATCTAATTTTATGTACGCCATTTGTGACCATTGTGAGCAACCTATACATAATGTGCGTTACAAGTGTAGTGTTTGTGATGACTACGACATTTGTGAGTCTTGCCTTACCGACAATAGTCATTCAAACACGCATGCTTTCGTTCGAATTACTAAAGCTTATCCTCATGGTCTTCCttcatttcatttgttCCCTCAGTTCCTATCAGCCGAATTGTTTGAGTCTGCCTCAACAGTACATCGATCGGTTCAATGTGACAACTGTCTTGCTCATCCAATAGTTGGACCAAGATTTCATTGTCTGGTTTGTGAAGACTATGATCTTTGCTCCTCATGTGTATCTCATGTGCATCATGATCATCATTCAATGCTCCGTTTAACTCGCGAAATATCTGCTTCACCTTTACATTTATCTAAACCTGAAAAACCTAAGGTTCTTAATTTCGACTTCAAGTTAGTTGAGGACTCCATTCTCCCCTTAGAATTAAGCCCTGGCTGCCcgttttataaaatatggCATATAAGGAATACTTCTTGTCAATCGTGGCCTTCTCCGTTGTATGTCAAGTTTAATGGTGGAGACAAACTTTTTCCAGGAGACAATCCATATTCGTTTCCTATCACTTCTTCCGTTCATCCTGGTGAGGATGTTAATTTTACAGTTGCTTTGAAGGTTCCTGAAAAAAGTAACAAAGAGATTTTTACcgcattttttaatatctgCTCCGATGATGGTAGCGTTTTTCACAAAAGTCTTTGCGCCTTCCTTCGTGTACCGAAGTCTTTTAGCAGAATTAGTAAGTCGTCTTTTTGA
- the ysa1 gene encoding subfamily NudF ADP-ribose diphosphatase Ysa1, which yields MSQDQKPKVLEVSNLENQDAKWTSLKKIRWQDEKGKIRFWEMAERTTRSEANVDAVAILAIVPIDGSPHVLCQKQFRPPIGKFCIEIPAGLVDSKESCEDAAIRELREETGYVGTVMDSTTVMYNDPGLTNANLKIILADIDMSKPENQNPQQQLDDGEYIENFPIKLSSLQEELFSLEKKGFAIDVRLSTFALGLHAGLKYLSS from the coding sequence ATGAGCCAAGATCAAAAACCTAAAGTTTTGGAAGTGTCCAACCTTGAGAATCAGGATGCCAAGTGGACATCCTTAAAGAAAATCCGTTGGCAAGacgaaaaaggaaaaatcaGGTTTTGGGAAATGGCTGAACGTACGACACGTTCAGAAGCCAATGTGGATGCCGTAGCCATCTTAGCCATTGTTCCTATCGACGGAAGTCCTCATGTGTTGTGCCAAAAGCAATTTCGTCCTCCTATTGGCAAGTTTTGTATTGAAATTCCAGCAGGTTTAGTTGATTCTAAGGAGTCTTGTGAAGATGCTGCGATTCGAGAGCTTCGTGAAGAGACTGGCTACGTTGGTACTGTTATGGACTCCACCACTGTCATGTACAATGATCCGGGTCTTACGAATGCTAATCTTAAGATTATACTGGCTGACATTGACATGTCGAAGCCTGAAAACCAAAATCCTCAACAACAACTTGACGATGGCGAATACATTGAGAACTTTCCAATCAAgctttcttctttacaagaggaattattttctttagagAAGAAGGGATTTGCCATTGATGTTCGTCTCTCCACATTTGCACTAGGATTACATGCTGGTCTTAAATACTTGTCGTCTTAG
- the ilv1 gene encoding acetolactate synthase catalytic subunit codes for MTVLAPLRRLHTRAAFSSYGREIALQKRFLNLNSCSAVRRYGTGFSNNLRIKKLKNAFGVVRANSTKSTSTVTTASPIKYDSSFVGKTGGEIFHDMMLKHNVKHVFGYPGGAILPVFDAIYRSPHFEFILPRHEQAAGHAAQAYSRVTKKPGVVLVTSGPGATNVITPIADALADGTPLVVFSGQVATSAIGSDAFQEADMVGISRSCTKWNVMVKDVADLPRRIDEAFEIATSGRPGPVLVDLPKDVTASVLKEPIPILSSVPSMNRRMKEVLEEGSKNVTAKIDRVANLLKLAKKPVIFCGHGVLANPECPTLLRKFSERLQIPVTTSLLGLGAVDERSDLSLHMLGMHGSGYANMAMQEADLILALGVRFDDRVTGNVSLFAPQARLAAAEERGGIIHFDISPKNIGKVVQPTEAIEGDVYESLKLLDSATKNIKIPSRFDWLSQIQTWKERFPFTFTRSAPGELVKPQEVIQELDKQTSDIKDKVTITTGVGAHQMWAATFYRWTKPSSLVTSGGLGTMGFGLPAAIGASVAAPKDIVIDIDGDASFSMTGMELATVRQFDIPVKILILNNEEQGMVTQWQNLFYEKRYSHTHQKNPNFVKLADAMGIKALRVEKREDLAKKMKEFLSTKGPVLMEVLVAQKEHVYPFVPGGKALHQFILHESLS; via the coding sequence ATGACTGTGCTGGCTCCCCTTAGAAGATTGCATACGAGGGCGGCTTTCTCGTCTTATGGACGAGAAATTGCCCTTCAAAAgagatttttaaatttaaatagttGCTCAGCTGTGCGGAGGTATGGCACCGGCTTTAGTAATAATTtgagaattaaaaaattaaaaaatgcattcGGTGTCGTTCGGGCAAATTCGACCAAAAGCACCTCTACAGTGACTACGGCTAGTCCTATAAAATATGACAGCTCGTTTGTTGGAAAGACTGGGGGTGAAATTTTCCATGATATGATGCTCAAGCATAATGTTAAGCATGTATTTGGTTATCCAGGTGGTGCTATCTTGCCTGTCTTCGATGCAATTTATAGATCTCctcattttgaatttatctTGCCAAGACACGAGCAAGCTGCTGGACATGCAGCCCAAGCTTATTCCCGCGTTACTAAAAAACCCGGCGTTGTATTGGTTACTTCTGGACCCGGTGCTACGAATGTGATTACCCCGATTGCTGATGCATTGGCCGACGGTACTCCCCTAGTTGTATTCTCTGGTCAAGTAGCAACCAGCGCAATTGGTAGTGATGCATTTCAAGAAGCTGACATGGTTGGTATTTCTCGTTCATGTACTAAATGGAATGTAATGGTCAAAGATGTTGCTGATCTTCCCCGTCGTATAGACGAAGCTTTTGAGATAGCTACTTCTGGACGCCCTGGCCCTGTATTGGTTGACCTTCCCAAAGATGTCACTGCTAGCGTTTTGAAGGAGCCCATTCCTATACTGTCTTCTGTACCATCAATGAATCGCAGAATGAAGGAAGTCTTAGAAGAGGGCTCCAAGAACGTTACTGCCAAGATCGATCGTGTTGCCAATTTACTAAAATTAGCCAAGAAGCCTGTGATTTTCTGTGGGCATGGTGTTTTAGCTAATCCCGAATGCCCCACTTTGTTACGCAAGTTTAGCGAAAGGCTGCAAATTCCTGTTACTACTTCTTTGCTTGGACTTGGTGCTGTAGATGAACGTTCTGACCTTAGTTTGCATATGCTCGGTATGCATGGTAGTGGATACGCTAATATGGCCATGCAGGAAGCCGATCTTATCCTTGCTCTTGGTGTTCGCTTTGACGACCGTGTCACCGGTAACGTAAGTTTGTTTGCTCCTCAAGCACGTCTTGCTGCTGCCGAAGAGCGTGGCGGTATTATTCACTTTGATATTTCACCCAAAAATATCGGTAAGGTCGTACAACCTACTGAAGCAATAGAGGGCGATGTATACGAATCTCTAAAGCTTTTAGATTCTGCTactaaaaatattaaaattccTTCCCGATTTGACTGGTTATCTCAAATTCAAACATGGAAGGAACGCTTCCCTTTCACTTTCACTCGTAGCGCTCCTGGTGAATTGGTAAAGCCTCAAGAAGTCATTCAAGAACTTGACAAACAAACTTCTGACATAAAGGACAAAGTCACTATTACCACCGGTGTCGGTGCACATCAAATGTGGGCCGCTACATTCTATCGTTGGACAAAACCTAGTTCTTTGGTAACCTCCGGTGGTCTCGGTACTATGGGATTTGGTCTCCCAGCTGCCATAGGTGCTAGCGTTGCTGCACCTAAAGATATTGTTATAGATATTGATGGTGatgcttcattttcaatgaCTGGTATGGAACTTGCTACCGTCCGTCAATTTGATATCCCAGTTAAAATTCTTATCCTAAATAATGAAGAGCAAGGCATGGTCACTCAATGGCAAAACTTGTTTTATGAGAAACGCTATTCTCATACTCATCAAAAGAATCCCAACTTCGTTAAGTTGGCTGACGCTATGGGCATCAAAGCACTACGTGTAGAAAAGAGAGAAGATTTGgctaaaaaaatgaaggagTTTTTGTCAACTAAAGGTCCTGTGCTTATGGAAGTTTTGGTTGCCCAAAAGGAACATGTGTATCCATTTGTCCCTGGTGGTAAGGCTCTTCAccaatttattttgcatGAAAGCctttcataa
- the mit1 gene encoding SHREC complex ATP-dependent chromatin remodeller Mit1: MPKEDDSLCKIVVRREPLDVLLPYYDASETTVQKILHENDSTLSVKFLAGVEALIKKDELDKYKNGKACLRVWLKHKSRKRYHGYMTSTDKDEEEKNDYLLKSNGSKVLRDSTRTKKFKFGKEFHCALNPSFVSDETASDSATSSSSDTNKKVNRKEHNELSLSHLSFNDTSDFGSSDLSSSEIESTENDNKAPYFSLLYSDGFDFIKFLHVCVCVKCHGREHRSSGKNFVYCDHCSNVYHYDCSPLPSLNKETRNYSQQNGFICPLCSKNSKDVLCNTGFVSGVSSGQDLVIPPSLADRESLSILVNYCKSIRFRCFRCRRVEYFFYLDSNPLSIQRTITHFIKKLVCNECSMHPCDIEEIIAWRTLNSLYPSKATLSNNFVSTSDLSFWSREYFVRSKGKSYLHCFWCSASWLAGISLAKKKNFDGLENASYDATKPIIPVSYTIIDKVWDVQYRSGKNARTAKYKTKKHQLKAISEVTFAFVSWRGLTYYMSNWEPPPKETDRNRWKAWLKGYSDLLECLWIEKAPTASINIDLPFTNLEWHSQPSFIKGGTLMPYQLKGLNWLYLRWYTHHPCILADEMGLGKTVQVISFISVLFYRHKCFPVLVIVPHATVANWERELKKWAPFLQINVLVGSEKNRSLVRDYRLINQKDPKHVSTHVLVISASNVEREISLLRKFQWKVLIVDEGQRLKNDQSSLFYYLSSVKSDFKLLLTGTPLQNNVRELFNLLQFLNPMKINAAELEKRYSIIDTEKVTELHQILKPFFLRRVKSEVLDNFPTKVEVIIPLSMTPVQKGLYKSILSKNLSLLRNITGYANTSSSGGQRTTSLNNILMQLRKTLAHPYIYSPDIEDRNLPYELAMRSLEEASCKFLILRLLVPKLITRGHRILLFSQFIQQLDILEDWFEYKNIAYARFDGASSEMERQSAIDSFNAPNSELSCFLLSTRAGGVGINLASADTVIILDPDFNPHQDMQAIARAHRYGQKKKVLVFVLTTRDSVEEKIIQNAQKKLVLDHLIVESLDQNHNSEKDLESILRHGARALFEEAGDEPSIKYNEYSVELLISEAEKQEDTSTDESDIKSNKFGFFRVWDNKHISSNHYEVKENVLVDEEDVWSVILKQREKDAMLEKTDETTSNRRLRAHHKIHYGEDLNIYDNSDDTDYTVNDRSSPGSPFPIETETISSITDTLSDKQKLKYDSSVNIENLNDESDSQKSADVHFDSILAKSLLATTPKEDEFNKTLSTINLEVANKLTSSEYINDSEMQLIDDPVFYPPYEIIEKNHQLVGRSLSKAVLDNFFLLSSLSDNVRCRCCGIKHLPAHCPLSIVPLEICFLCGTPHFSGRDTCPMLRNKEAIYRLKDSLSKSREPFHIKKQAMARLNSFLQKKEEPTVSSSAKTNELSSKVIIKESIINEAKTL; this comes from the coding sequence ATGCcaaaagaagatgattCTTTATGTAAAATAGTAGTACGTCGTGAACCGCTTGATGTTTTACTACCTTATTATGACGCGTCTGAAACCACCGTTCAAAAAATACTGCACGAAAATGACAGCACACTGAGTGTTAAATTCTTGGCGGGTGTTGAAgcattgataaaaaaagatgaacttgataaatataaaaatggaaaagcTTGTTTAAGAGTATGGTTAAAACACAAATCTCGAAAGAGGTACCATGGGTATATGACTTCAACCGATAAGGATgaggaagagaaaaatgattatttaCTGAAGTCTAATGGTAGTAAAGTCTTAAGGGACTCAACACGTACCAAGAAATTTAAGTTCGGAAAGGAATTTCACTGCGCACTTAATCCTTCATTTGTCAGTGATGAAACGGCTTCTGACAGTGCaacttcatcttcatctgATACAAATAAGAAGGTTAATAGAAAAGAGCATAATGAGTTATCGTTGTCGCATTTATCTTTCAATGACACGTCCGACTTTGGTAGCTCCGATCTAAGTTCTTCGGAAATTGAGTCCACAGAAAACGATAATAAAGCTCCTTATTTCTCACTTCTTTACTCTGACGGATTtgattttatcaaatttttacacGTCTGTGTATGTGTCAAATGTCATGGACGTGAACATCGTTCCTCtggtaaaaattttgtttactgtGATCATTGCTCAAATGTATACCACTATGACTGTTCTCCACTCccttctttaaataaagaaacgCGTAATTACTCTCAGCAAAATGGTTTTATATGTCCTTTATGTTCCAAAAACTCTAAGGACGTTTTGTGTAATACCGGGTTTGTTTCAGGCGTTTCTTCTGGACAGGATCTAGTTATCCCCCCATCCCTTGCTGATAGGGAATCTCTGTCAATTTTAGTCAATTACTGCAAGTCTATAAGGTTTCGGTGTTTTCGATGTAGGCGTGtcgaatattttttttatctggACAGTAATCCTTTGTCTATTCAGAGAACAATTACtcattttataaaaaaacttgttTGTAATGAATGTTCTATGCATCCTTGTGATATTGAAGAGATAATTGCTTGGAGAACTCTAAACAGTTTATATCCTTCAAAAGCTACCctttcaaataattttgttagTACATCGGACTTGAGCTTTTGGTCTAGAGAGTATTTCGTTCGAAGCAAAGGTAAGTCTTACCTTCACTGTTTTTGGTGTTCTGCTTCATGGCTAGCCGGTATTTCATTagctaaaaagaaaaatttcgaTGGTTTGGAGAATGCCTCATACGACGCAACTAAGCCCATTATTCCAGTATCGTATACAATAATCGATAAGGTTTGGGATGTTCAATATAGAAGTGGAAAGAATGCTCGAACGgcaaaatataaaacaaaaaaacatcAACTGAAGGCAATTTCTGAAGTTACATTCGCCTTTGTTTCTTGGCGTGGTTTAACTTATTATATGTCAAATTGGGAACCACCTCCTAAAGAAACAGATAGAAATCGCTGGAAAGCGTGGTTAAAAGGGTATTCGGACTTGTTGGAATGTCTATGGATCGAAAAAGCCCCTACAGCTTCGATAAATATTGATTTACCATTTACTAATCTTGAGTGGCACTCTCAACCAAGTTTTATCAAAGGTGGTACACTAATGCCATATCAACTGAAAGGGCTGAACTGGCTTTATTTACGATGGTACACACATCATCCTTGTATTTTAGCTGATGAAATGGGTTTAGGTAAAACTGTACAAGTAATATCTTTCATTagtgttttattttacagaCATAAATGCTTCCCGGTACTGGTTATTGTCCCTCATGCCACTGTTGCAAATTGGGAACGAGAGCTTAAAAAATGGGCTCCCTTTCTACAAATTAATGTACTCGTGGGCTCTGAAAAAAACAGAAGTTTAGTCCGTGATTATCGTCTAATCAATCAAAAAGACCCAAAACATGTAAGCACTCATGTCCTCGTTATAAGTGCTTCAAATGTTGAACGTGAAATTTCATTGCTCCGAAAATTTCAGTGGAAAGTTTTAATTGTTGACGAAGGACAACGACTAAAAAATGATCAATCTTCCCTCTTTTATTACCTCTCTTCGGTTAAAAGTGACTTTAAGCTTCTTTTAACCGGGACGCCATTGCAAAATAATGTTCGGgaactttttaatttactgcagtttttaaatcccatgaaaataaatgctGCTGAGCTTGAAAAAAGATACAGCATTATTGATACGGAAAAGGTGACTGAACTTCATCAAATCTTAAAGccgttttttttaagaagaGTGAAAAGCGAAGTACTGGATAACTTTCCTACGAAGGTTGAAGTAATTATTCCTTTGTCCATGACACCTGTTCAAAAAGGTTTATACAAATCgattctttcaaaaaatttgtctTTGCTACGTAATATTACCGGCTATGCTAATACCAGTTCTTCTGGAGGGCAAAGGACTACTTCATTGAACAACATTTTGATGCAACTTCGAAAAACATTAGCTCATCCGTACATTTATTCACCAGATATTGAAGACCGTAATCTCCCGTATGAACTTGCTATGCGTTCACTGGAAGAAGCCAGCtgtaagtttttaatattacGCTTATTGGTACCGAAATTGATAACTCGCGGGCATCGtatattattgttttctcAATTTATCCAGCAACTCGATATCCTTGAAGATTGGtttgaatataaaaacataGCCTATGCACGTTTTGATGGCGCCTCATCGGAAATGGAAAGGCAGTCAGCAATCGACTCTTTTAATGCTCCTAATTCTGAGTTGTCATGTTTCTTACTTTCTACCCGTGCTGGTGGAGTTGGCATCAATTTAGCTAGTGCGGACACTGTTATTATACTAGATCCTGATTTCAATCCTCATCAAGACATGCAAGCGATTGCAAGGGCTCATCGATATgggcaaaaaaaaaaggtactTGTCTTTGTGTTAACTACTCGAGATTCTGTAGAggaaaaaatcattcaaaaCGCTCAAAAGAAGCTTGTATTGGACCACTTAATTGTTGAGTCATTGGATCAAAATCATAATTcagaaaaagatttagaaAGTATCTTGCGGCATGGGGCTCGTGCATTATTTGAAGAGGCTGGTGATGAACCGTCTATTAAGTATAATGAATATTCGGTAGAATTACTTATCTCAGAAGCTGAGAAACAAGAAGATACTTCAACTGATGAATCAGATATAAAAAGCAATAAGTTTGGCTTTTTTCGTGTTTGGGATAACAAACATATATCTTCCAATCATTATGAAgtcaaagaaaatgttcttgttgatgaagaagatgtcTGGTCAGTAATACTTAAGCAACGAGAGAAGGATGCAATGCTAGAAAAAACAGACGAAACAACTTCCAACAGGAGACTTCGTGCACACCACAAAATCCATTATGGCgaagatttaaatatttatgataATAGCGACGATACTGATTATACCGTTAATGATCGATCATCACCAGGCTCCCCATTTCCCATAGAAACTGAGACAATCAGTTCGATAACAGATACTTTATCTGATAAGCAAAAACTCAAATATGATTCGAGCGTAAATATCGAAAACTTAAATGATGAATCTGATTCTCAAAAGTCTGCAGATGTTCATTTTGACTCTATCTTAGCTAAATCTCTATTAGCAACAACTCCcaaagaagatgaatttaacaaaacTCTATCCACCATCAATTTAGAGGTGGCTAACAAATTAACTTCTTCAGAGTATATTAATGATTCGGAAATGCAACTGATAGACGATCCAGTTTTTTACCCACCTTAcgaaataattgaaaaaaatcatcaacTGGTTGGAAGATCTTTGTCTAAAGCAGTTCTTGACAACTTTTTTCTACTGTCTTCTTTGTCTGATAATGTACGTTGTCGATGTTGTGGTATTAAACATTTACCAGCACATTGTCCATTAAGCATTGTGCCATTAGAAATATGCTTTTTATGTGGAACACCTCACTTTAGTGGAAGGGACACGTGCCCTATGTTACGAAATAAGGAAGCGATTTATAGACTAAAAGATTCGCTTAGCAAATCACGAGAACCATTTCACATCAAAAAACAAGCTATGGCTAGATTAAACTCGTttctacaaaaaaaggagGAACCTACTGTATCAAGCAGTGCCAAAACTAATGAACTTTCATCGAAAGTAATCATAAAGGAATCCATAATTAATGAAGCAAAAACTCTTTAG
- the air1 gene encoding TRAMP complex zinc knuckle subunit Air1 encodes MDMTVSNQKAESDDGSDIDDAALLQKINSLPIDQSITNSVSLEKHDFQGSDDHDSSTDLSDSTLEDVEGSEWADVSRGRYFGSDPSESIVCHNCKGNGHISKDCPHVLCTTCGAIDDHISVRCPWTKKCMNCGLLGHIAARCSEPRKRGPRVCRTCHTDTHTSSTCPLIWRYYVEKEHPVRIDVSEVRKFCYNCASDEHFGDDCTLPSRSNYPESTAFCEANCPSGNDASNKEFFETRRKEFQLERREQNRNQKSSKQRPFHKPGNSLASRLGSKPKSFKRKHSPPSEENGNLSFHSSDGRKFTKTSKKNRKRKW; translated from the exons ATGGACATGACTGTTTCAAACCAAAAAGCAGAAAGTGATGATGGTTCAGACATCGACGATGCGGCCttgttacaaaaaattaattctttACCGATTGACCAGAGTATCACAAATTCGGTGAGCTTGGAAAAGCATGATTTTCAAGGAAGTGATGACCATGACTCCTCTACGGATCTTTCCGATAGTACTTTGGAAGATGTGGAAGGAAGTGAATGGGCAGAC GTGAGCAGGGGTAGATACTTCGGGTCAGATCCCTCAGAAAGTATAGTTTGCCATAATTGTAAAGGGAATGGTCACATATCTAAAGATTGTCCTCATGTTCTG TGTACGACTTGTGGAGCAATTGATGATCATATTTCCGTAAGATGCCCCTGGACTAAGAAGTGCATGAATTGTGGACTACTGGGTCATATAGCTGCGCGATGTTCGGAGCCGCGAAAAAGAGGACCTAGAGTTTGTCGGACTTGTCATACCGATACTCATACTAGTTCGACGTGTCCTTTAATTTGGAGGTATTATGTCGAAAAAGAACATCCTGTTCGCATTGATGTTTCTGAGGTTCGAAAGTTTTGTTATAATTGTGCATCTGATGAACATTTTGGAGACGACTGTACTCTTCCATCTAGATCAAATTATCCTGAAAGCACTGCATTTTGTGAAGCGAACTGTCCTTCTGGAAATGATGCATCTAACAAGgagttttttgaaaccCGTCGTAAAGAGTTTCAATTGGAGAGGCGAGAGCAGAATCGAAATCAAAAATCGTCGAAACAACGGCCTTTTCACAAACCAGGAAATTCTCTAGCATCTAGGCTGGGATCTAAGccaaaaagctttaaaagaaaacataGCCCACCTTCTGAGGAGAATGGCAATTTATCCTTTCATTCTTCAGatggaagaaaatttaccaaaacttcaaaaaaaaatcgtaaaCGAAAATGGTAA
- the swc2 gene encoding Swr1 complex histone chaperone module subunit Swc2, translating into MSATESLVAGRTRRANAGNKMRELLEKEHLRMTQQNAEIEKEDEEYNIEEEEEAERDIEISSESSDEEAELKKLEEEGEEVEKILRDEERIKKRKIQKNRAANLQRTLQPPKRPTPSAASEVPKKKYKKIKVDPSARRTSSRMHTVLMAQSTETRLQEAKPRRKYTVSASANRQKGTMTQQQRFEEAAKTEAQNLSSLRNYVHLEEQRRLRLKRNAAKHRQLREPILKFISKTISTEDGREASNYYVAPLEHPLCHSAPPLQMPQHRAVECVITGKPAIYLDPVTQLPISNVQAFQQVREVYNQRYSWSAMLNLFH; encoded by the coding sequence atgtCGGCCACTGAATCGTTGGTTGCTGGTCGTACAAGACGCGCCAATGCTGGCAATAAAATGCGAGAATTGCTCGAAAAAGAGCATCTGAGAATGACTCAGCAAAATgctgaaattgaaaaagaagacgAGGAATACAATATtgaggaggaggaggaagCGGAGCGTGACATTGAAATATCGAGCGAGAGTAGCGATGAGGAAGCTGAGCTAAAAAAGCTAGAGGAAGAAGGAGAAGAGGTAGAAAAAATACTTCGTGATGAAGAGCGcattaaaaagagaaaaattcaaaaaaatcgcGCTGCGAATCTTCAAAGAACTTTACAACCTCCAAAGCGCCCTACTCCCTCTGCCGCTTCGGAGGTtcccaaaaagaaatataaaaaaataaaggtaGATCCTTCTGCTAGAAGAACTAGTTCGAGAATGCACACTGTTCTCATGGCTCAATCTACAGAAACTCGTCTACAAGAAGCAAAGCCTAGACGAAAGTATACTGTGAGTGCGAGTGCGAACAGACAGAAGGGGACTATGACCCAGCAGCAGCGTTTCGAGGAGGCTGCCAAAACTGAAGCTCAAAACCTTAGCTCCTTAAGAAACTATGTTCATTTGGAAGAACAAAGACGACTACGACTTAAACGGAATGCTGCTAAGCATCGCCAGTTACGTGAgccaattttaaaattcattaGCAAAACTATTAGCACTGAAGATGGAAGGGAGGCTTCGAATTACTATGTTGCTCCGTTGGAACACCCTCTTTGTCATAGTGCTCCTCCACTTCAAATGCCTCAACATCGAGCAGTTGAGTGCGTTATTACAGGGAAGCCAGCTATTTACCTAGATCCAGTAACACAACTTCCCATTTCAAATGTGCAAGCATTTCAGCAAGTTCGTGAAGTTTACAACCAACGTTATTCATGGAGCGCAAtgttaaatctttttcattag